The Dokdonia donghaensis DSW-1 DNA window TATAAATACCTAACTACATCTAAACAACGTTAATCTATAATGACCATAAACTGCAACGGAAAGCTAATAGATCTCACCACACCAAAGGTAATGGGGATTCTCAATCTCACACCAGATAGCTTTTATGATGGAGGAAAGTATGGTGATATAGATGCTGCCATAAGTCAGGTAGAGGTGATGCTTAGCGATGGCGCTACGTTTATAGATGTAGGTGCATATAGCTCTAGACCTGGTGCGACAGATATTTCGGTAGAGGAGGAGGAGCGCAGGCTTATACCGGTGGTAAGGCAGTTAGTTACTACTTTTCCGGAGATTGTGATAAGCGTAGACACCTTTCGCGCAAGCGTAGCAAAAAAAGCAATTGAGGCAGGTGCAGCTATTGTAAATGATATAAGTGCTGGGATGCTGGATGATGATATGATGGCTGTCTTAGGGGCATTACAGGTGCCTTATATAATGATGCATATGCGAGGGACGCCTCAAACTATGAAGCAACTTACCACTTATGATAATTTTCTTAAAGAGGTGATGTACTACTTCTCAGAGCGAGTTGCAGTGGCAGAAAGTCATAAGATTAATGACCTTATTATAGACCCTGGTTTTGGCTTTGCAAAAACTACAGCGCAAAGTTTTGAACTACTCAATAACCTTGACTTGCTTAAGGCTTTTGAGCTGCCAGTGCTAGCAGGTGTTTCTCGTAAATCTATGATTTATAAAACTTTAGATGTGACAGCAGATAATGCTCTTAATGGCACGACTGTTCTTAATACGGTGGCAATAAGTAAAGGTGCACGTATACTGCGAGTACACGATGTTAAGGAAGCTATGGAGCTGATATCACTCTCAAATGCTTTATCATCTCACTTGTCTTAATGAGATAAGGTTTTATAACAATTGTAATTAATCTCCGTTAGGATACACAAAACCGCCTTTGATTAACAGAATTTTGGCAAAAAAATGCTATTTTTCACCTCTTAAACATATCTATGATGAAAATCCTACGTCTAGCATTAGCTTTCATACTATTTTCTTTTTTTAATACATTGGTTTTTGCACAGTCTAGTCCTGGTGGACCAACGTGTGCAGCATCAGTACCTTTTTGTACGGCAGAGCTAGCTCAGCCCTTTGATAACTGCTACAATGGTAGTACAAATCCAAACTGTACTACTTCTGGAGAATCAGGAATTGATTATGGCTGTTTAGGCTCTACGCCCTATCCAACTTGGTATTTTTTACAAATAGACCAAGCGGGAACGCTTGAGTTTGAAATCGTTCAAAATGGATCTATAGAAGACGACGGAACTCCTACAGGAAATGGACTTGATGTGGACTTTGCTATTTGGGGGCCCTTTAATGACACTAACGTATGTGGTATGTTAGGATCACCATTAGATTGTAGTTTTTCGGCAGCACCCATTGAGAATG harbors:
- the folP gene encoding dihydropteroate synthase encodes the protein MTINCNGKLIDLTTPKVMGILNLTPDSFYDGGKYGDIDAAISQVEVMLSDGATFIDVGAYSSRPGATDISVEEEERRLIPVVRQLVTTFPEIVISVDTFRASVAKKAIEAGAAIVNDISAGMLDDDMMAVLGALQVPYIMMHMRGTPQTMKQLTTYDNFLKEVMYYFSERVAVAESHKINDLIIDPGFGFAKTTAQSFELLNNLDLLKAFELPVLAGVSRKSMIYKTLDVTADNALNGTTVLNTVAISKGARILRVHDVKEAMELISLSNALSSHLS